The following are encoded in a window of Pseudomonas multiresinivorans genomic DNA:
- the accC gene encoding acetyl-CoA carboxylase biotin carboxylase subunit has protein sequence MLEKVLIANRGEIALRILRACKELGIKTVAVHSTADRELMHLSLADEAVCIGPAPAAQSYLHIPAIIAAAEVTGAVGIHPGYGFLAENADFAEQVERSGFTFIGPSADVIRLMGDKVSAKDAMKKAGVPTVPGSDGPLPEDEETALAIAREVGYPVIIKAAGGGGGRGMRVVHHEEDLIKSAKLTRTEAGAAFGNSMVYLEKFLTNPRHVEVQVLSDGQGNAIHLGDRDCSLQRRHQKVLEEAPAPGIDEKARAEVLARCVQACVEIGYRGAGTFEFLYENGRFYFIEMNTRVQVEHPVSEMVTGIDIVKEMLSIASGNKLSFKQEDVVIRGHALECRINAEDPKTFMPSPGKVKHFHAPGGNGVRVDSHLYSGYAVPPNYDSLVGKIITYGKDRDEAMARMRNALDELIVDGIKTNTELHKELVRDKEFCKGGVNIHYLEKKLGMDKH, from the coding sequence ATGTTGGAAAAAGTACTGATCGCCAACCGCGGCGAAATTGCGCTGCGCATCCTGCGCGCGTGCAAGGAGCTGGGCATCAAGACAGTGGCCGTGCACTCGACCGCCGACCGTGAGCTGATGCACCTGTCGCTGGCCGACGAAGCGGTCTGCATCGGTCCGGCCCCGGCCGCGCAGTCCTACCTGCACATCCCGGCGATCATCGCCGCGGCCGAGGTCACCGGCGCCGTGGGTATCCACCCCGGCTACGGCTTCCTCGCCGAGAACGCCGACTTCGCCGAGCAGGTCGAACGCTCCGGCTTCACCTTCATCGGCCCGAGCGCCGACGTCATCCGCCTGATGGGTGACAAGGTGTCCGCCAAGGACGCCATGAAGAAAGCCGGCGTGCCGACCGTACCGGGCTCCGACGGCCCGCTGCCCGAAGACGAAGAAACCGCACTGGCCATCGCCCGCGAAGTGGGTTACCCGGTGATCATCAAGGCCGCCGGTGGCGGTGGCGGTCGCGGCATGCGCGTGGTGCACCACGAGGAAGACCTGATCAAGTCCGCCAAGCTGACCCGCACCGAAGCGGGCGCGGCCTTCGGCAACTCGATGGTCTACCTGGAGAAGTTCCTGACCAACCCGCGTCACGTGGAAGTCCAGGTCCTCTCCGACGGCCAGGGCAACGCCATCCACCTGGGCGACCGCGACTGCTCCCTGCAGCGTCGTCACCAGAAGGTACTGGAAGAAGCCCCAGCCCCGGGCATCGACGAGAAGGCCCGCGCCGAAGTGCTGGCCCGCTGCGTCCAGGCCTGCGTGGAAATCGGCTACCGTGGCGCCGGCACCTTCGAGTTCCTCTACGAGAACGGCCGCTTCTACTTCATCGAGATGAACACCCGCGTTCAGGTGGAGCATCCGGTGTCGGAGATGGTCACCGGGATCGACATCGTCAAGGAGATGCTCAGCATCGCCTCGGGCAACAAGCTGTCGTTCAAGCAGGAGGACGTGGTCATCCGTGGCCATGCGCTGGAATGCCGGATCAACGCCGAAGACCCGAAGACCTTCATGCCCAGCCCCGGCAAGGTGAAGCACTTCCACGCGCCGGGCGGCAATGGCGTGCGTGTGGATTCGCACCTGTACAGCGGCTACGCCGTACCGCCGAACTACGACTCGCTGGTGGGCAAGATCATCACCTACGGCAAGGACCGCGATGAAGCCATGGCGCGCATGCGCAACGCGCTGGACGAGCTGATCGTCGATGGCATCAAGACCAACACCGAGCTGCACAAGGAGCTGGTCCGCGATAAAGAGTTCTGCAAGGGTGGCGTGAATATCCACTACCTGGAGAAGAAGCTGGGCATGGACAAGCACTAA
- the aroQ gene encoding type II 3-dehydroquinate dehydratase, which translates to MATLLVLHGPNLNLLGTREPDKYGSVTLEQINQDLERRAREAGHHLMHLQSNAEYELIDRIHAARNEGVDFILINPAAFTHTSVALRDALLAVSIPFIEVHLSNVHKREPFRHHSYFSDVAVGVICGLGATGYRLALESALEQLERP; encoded by the coding sequence ATGGCGACCTTACTGGTACTGCACGGGCCCAACCTCAACCTGCTGGGCACCCGCGAGCCCGACAAGTATGGCTCCGTCACCCTTGAGCAGATCAACCAGGACCTGGAGCGCCGCGCCCGCGAGGCCGGCCACCACCTGATGCACCTGCAGAGCAACGCCGAGTACGAGCTGATCGACCGGATCCACGCCGCGCGCAACGAAGGCGTGGACTTCATCCTGATCAATCCGGCCGCTTTTACGCATACAAGTGTCGCTCTACGTGACGCATTGCTCGCAGTGAGCATCCCATTCATCGAAGTGCACCTCTCCAACGTGCACAAACGTGAACCTTTCCGGCATCACTCCTACTTCTCCGACGTGGCGGTAGGGGTGATCTGCGGTCTGGGAGCCACAGGCTACCGCCTGGCCCTGGAATCCGCCCTCGAACAACTTGAACGCCCGTGA
- the prmA gene encoding 50S ribosomal protein L11 methyltransferase, translated as MPWLQVRLAITPDQAETYEDALLEVGAVSVTFMDAEDQPIFEPDLGTTPLWSHTHLLALFEADTDETSLIAHLTLLTGGELPQHQIEHIADQDWERSWMDNFKPMRFGRRLWIVPSWHDAPEPEAVNLLLDPGLAFGTGTHPTTALCLEWLDGQELAGQQVLDFGCGSGILAIAALLLGAEQAVGTDIDPQALEASRDNASRNGIDPAKFPVYLPADLPKEQADVLVANILAGPLVTLAEQLTGLVKSGGLLALSGILAEQAEEVRAAYAGAFDLDPTAERDGWIRISGRRR; from the coding sequence ATGCCCTGGCTCCAAGTCCGACTCGCCATCACCCCGGATCAGGCGGAAACCTATGAAGATGCACTGCTGGAAGTCGGCGCTGTATCGGTGACTTTCATGGACGCCGAAGACCAGCCGATCTTCGAACCGGACCTTGGCACCACGCCGCTGTGGAGCCACACCCACCTGCTCGCGCTGTTCGAGGCGGACACCGACGAAACCTCGTTGATCGCCCATCTGACCCTGCTGACCGGCGGCGAACTGCCCCAGCACCAGATCGAACACATCGCCGACCAGGACTGGGAACGCAGCTGGATGGACAACTTCAAGCCCATGCGTTTCGGCCGCCGCCTGTGGATCGTCCCCAGCTGGCACGACGCTCCGGAGCCGGAAGCGGTGAACCTGTTGCTCGACCCGGGCCTGGCCTTCGGTACCGGCACCCACCCGACCACCGCGCTGTGCCTGGAATGGCTCGACGGCCAGGAGCTGGCCGGCCAGCAGGTGCTGGATTTCGGCTGCGGCTCGGGCATCCTCGCCATCGCCGCCCTGCTGCTGGGGGCCGAACAGGCGGTGGGTACCGACATCGACCCGCAGGCGCTGGAAGCCTCGCGGGACAACGCCTCGCGCAATGGCATCGACCCGGCGAAATTCCCCGTCTACCTGCCCGCTGATCTGCCGAAGGAACAAGCGGACGTCCTGGTGGCGAACATTCTGGCCGGCCCGCTGGTCACATTGGCAGAGCAGCTCACCGGGCTGGTGAAATCCGGTGGCCTGCTGGCCCTCTCGGGCATCCTCGCCGAGCAGGCCGAGGAAGTGCGCGCCGCCTATGCCGGCGCCTTCGACCTCGACCCGACCGCCGAGCGCGATGGCTGGATCCGCATCAGCGGCCGCCGCCGCTGA
- the accB gene encoding acetyl-CoA carboxylase biotin carboxyl carrier protein, with translation MDIRKVKKLIELLEESGIDELEIKEGEESVRISRHSKTAAQPIYAAAPAYAPAPAPAAAPVAAAAPAAEAAPAAQNLAGAVRSPMVGTFYRAASPTSANFVEVGQSVKKGDILCIVEAMKMMNHIEAETSGVIGQILVENGQPVEFDQPLFTIV, from the coding sequence ATGGACATCCGTAAAGTCAAGAAACTGATCGAACTGCTCGAAGAATCCGGTATCGACGAACTGGAGATCAAAGAGGGCGAAGAGTCCGTACGCATCAGCCGCCACAGCAAGACCGCCGCCCAGCCGATCTATGCCGCCGCTCCTGCCTACGCACCCGCCCCGGCCCCCGCCGCCGCTCCGGTCGCCGCTGCCGCTCCGGCCGCTGAAGCCGCTCCGGCTGCGCAGAACCTCGCCGGCGCCGTGCGCTCGCCGATGGTCGGCACCTTCTACCGCGCTGCCTCGCCGACTTCCGCCAACTTCGTCGAAGTCGGCCAGAGCGTGAAGAAAGGCGACATCCTCTGCATCGTCGAAGCCATGAAGATGATGAACCACATCGAGGCCGAGACCAGCGGCGTGATCGGTCAGATCCTCGTGGAGAACGGTCAGCCGGTCGAATTCGACCAGCCCCTGTTCACCATCGTTTAA